The genomic stretch AGATACGCCCGTTTTATACATTCCGGTAGTTATGAAACAATAGATGATACGTATACAAAAATCTATTCCCGATGGATTTTTAATTCCGGACTTGAGTTTTCACATACCCCAATCATAGAAAAATATGAAAAGCACGCAGACGATATGAAGGATCAGGAGAAACAATTGACCTATATTTTGCTGCCTTTGAAATAGATTGTCAATTTTGGACAACTTCAACACGATTTATGGATCTAATTTTGCGCTATCAAAAAATAGATCACTTATGCAAAAAAAGAAAATCACGTTATTATGGTTACCTTTTATAATGTTTTCCTGTTCTCAGGATGAGGTAGCTGTTCCTTCCAATTCAGGTACACCTGATCCCGCTTCTGTTGTTTACAAAATGCCTGAAGAATCTGCTCCGCACGAAGGAACCTGGCTTCAGTGGCCGCACAAGTATCAATATGGTACTACTTACCAGAACCGATTGGATCCCACCTGGGTAGCCATGACCAAAGAACTTGTACAAAGTGAAAAAGTGCATATCATTGCTTATGACGGTACAGAAAAGGAGCGCATTGTAGGGTTATTGATTCATGCGGGAGTGTCGCTCAATAATATTGACTTTAAACTGTATCCAACCGATGATTTTTGGGTAAGAGATAATGGCCCTATCTATGTAAAAGATAAAAATGGTCAGCTGTTTATTCAGGACTGGGGATTTAACGGTTGGGGGAATAAAGCCCAATATAGCAGCTGTAATGCAATTCCTGCTAAAATTGCTGCCGATACTGGAACTCCAAAAATAGATCTTAATTCAGTAATGATCAATGAAGGAGGAAGTGTTGAGATTGATGGAAACGGCGTATTAATGGCTTGCAAAAGCTCTATTCTTAACCAAAACAGGAATCCTGGAATGACCCAGCAGCAGGCTGAAGCGATTTTTACTAAAAATTTAGGAATCACAAAATTTATCTGGCTGGATGGAAAAGCCAATCTTGATATCACAGACATGCATATTGACGGATTTGCCAGGTTTGCGAATTCTACTACTATTATGACGATGAATACTAATGATCTGGATTACTGGCAGGTTCCAGACAGCGATGTGGGCAAGCTCTACAATGCTACGCAAAAAAATGGTTCCCCTTACCAGTTCGTGAAAGTGCCTTTAACGAAGTATGATGTGATCACTACTTATGGGAAAAATGTAGGAAAAGCATCTTATATCAATTATTATATTGCGAATAACCGTGTACTGGTTCCTAATTATAATGACCCAAATGATGCAGTAGCGAACAACATCATCCAGCAATTATACCCTAATAAAAAAGTGGTTGGAATTGATTGCCGTAATCTGTTTGCCAATGGAGGAATGGTGCATTGTGTAACACAACAGCAGCCCAAATAGATTCTCTTATAATAATATAGAAGCCTATTGATTATTGATATTATGTAGGTTTTTTTGAATAAAAAGAAGTGTCATAAATCTTTGGAGCTAACCAAATATTTACAAATAAAAAAGGGTTAAGTTTATAAACTTAACCCTTTTTTTGCGGAGAGTGAGGGATTCGAACCCCCGGACCTGTTACAGTCAACAGTTTTCAAGACTGCCGCAATCGACCACTCTGCCAACTCTCCTTCAACTCCGATAGTATCGTTGTTTTCAGTGGTGCAAATATAGAACGATTTTTAATTTCTGCAAAACTTTTTTTCTGCAAAT from Chryseobacterium indologenes encodes the following:
- a CDS encoding agmatine deiminase family protein; the protein is MQKKKITLLWLPFIMFSCSQDEVAVPSNSGTPDPASVVYKMPEESAPHEGTWLQWPHKYQYGTTYQNRLDPTWVAMTKELVQSEKVHIIAYDGTEKERIVGLLIHAGVSLNNIDFKLYPTDDFWVRDNGPIYVKDKNGQLFIQDWGFNGWGNKAQYSSCNAIPAKIAADTGTPKIDLNSVMINEGGSVEIDGNGVLMACKSSILNQNRNPGMTQQQAEAIFTKNLGITKFIWLDGKANLDITDMHIDGFARFANSTTIMTMNTNDLDYWQVPDSDVGKLYNATQKNGSPYQFVKVPLTKYDVITTYGKNVGKASYINYYIANNRVLVPNYNDPNDAVANNIIQQLYPNKKVVGIDCRNLFANGGMVHCVTQQQPK